The sequence TCATCTGGCTTCGAGCCACTCTCTCATGGAGAGCACAACAAATTTTTGGCAATGGGCGGGTGCAAGCTGGACTACGCTACGACAAACTCTGGATTGGCAATCCGTCTACCTTTGTTCAGGATCCATGCGGTCGAGGGGTTATACGCTGCTTTTCTCGCGTGCACCGAGAGTAAAGATCGAGTCCCATCGGCCATCTTACTGAGAACCAGTACTGACATGCCGCCGGGTCACTTCTGGAGGACCAATTCCAGCAATGGACCCATAGAACGCAGCCTTCAGCGGTGGTTCGAGGTCTCTGGTCGAGAGGCCATTACCGCACAAGACATCTACGTCTTGCCGAGGTTTACGTCTGTGTCTGAACAAAAGATTGAGCCTCCATGGAAGAGAGTCGACATGGAAGAGGTTGGAAGGGAGGTTGGGGCCAGTCTCGTCGCAACCCAAGTACTGGGCCGCGTGCAGCATGTCCCGGACCCTGGCATCAACGAACTCACATTCCTGCATCAGGCTCATCAAATGATTCACACACGACAGGCGGATAAACTGGTTGACCGGTTCAAACTTCGTCTGCGCTTCTCGTTGACGACATTGCCGGCACGCAACAGGTTCTTCTACGGTCGTGCAAATGTCTTGCAGAACCTCACAGACACATTCTTCCCATCTGAGAGAATTGTCAGAACAGGCCCAACTGTGTGCACGATATCAGGGATGGGAGGTATTGGAAAGACGCAAATTGCCATCGAGTTTAGTCATCATTGTGTTCAACATCACATCTTTGACACGGTAGTATGGATCCAAGCTGACTCTTACACATCATTGATCAAGAGCTTCTCGACAATAGATTCCAAATTCAGTCTCGTACGACCAGGATCTTCGGATGAAGCAATCATCGAGGCTGTTAAACTGTGGTTATCCAACCTGAACCCGAGCATGGATGTCCTAAGCACCATGACCCACTCGGACGACTGGCGCCTTGTTTTTGATAACGTTGACGATGCGTCGTTGCTTACGCCTTTCTTTCCATCAAATGGAACCGGCTGTGTGCTAGTCATCAGCCGAGATCCCGGCCTATGGTTTGTGATTGGATCTGATAATGTTACGGTTGAGCCCTTCACAACTCAAGAATCATCAGGATTTCTTAGAACCCTCACGAGGATTGATGGAGATTTTACAGACATCAGCAAAGGCCTTGGAGGGCTCCCACTTGCACTATCACAAGTTGCTGCGGTTATTGTCAGGCGTGGATTATCCCTGGACGAATTCACCCGTCTGTTTAACCAAGCCGAGATCGACGATCAGCCCCAGCAGCTTGACAACCAAGATACTCTATCCTTGTGCTGGGAAAGCGCTTTCAGGGGCATGTCTTCTTCGAGCCTCGCAGTCCTGCAAGTCATCTCATACCTGGACCCTGATTTCATCGAGGACTCGATCTTAGTTGCATCATCGACGATGCCGTTGGCCGATTTCCCCATGAGCGAGCATGATCTGATCGGGTGCCGAGAAGAGTTGCTCCGAAGATCCTTGTTGGCGAGATCCGCTGCTCGCGATGGAGTCCAAGCCCATAGGCTCATCCAACAAGCCGTAAGGCGAACGATGGATCCTGAAGAACGAAAAAAGGCCCTGTCAACCGCGGTAGAATTggtgtcttcttcttgggctcgTCTCTGTTCCGAGCAGCCGCGCGTCCGGAAGGCTCGGGAGAAGCTTATACCTCACGTGCTTCATCAACAGGCCTATGACACCGATATGGTAGATTTGGACAATGGTCTTTGTACTAAGAGGAGATTCTTGGAGATtttggaggagattgaggttTGGCTGGTAAAGGACCTGGCTCAGTATTCGAGTCCATCAGAAGGGCACACCACAAGTACCCAGACAAAGGTCCTTGGGATACTTGAATGATATGAGCAGCTGAAGTAGATCTGCATGTCTAAACATAATGCAACAAGGCTCAAAGCATGTTTAACACCAGGCGTCAGATTGGTCGTTATAGTTCATCAACTGTCGTGCTTTATACTGAAATGGACCTTATGGGCTGTAAACATGAGCCGATGAACGCAAGCTGATACCTGAAACATCAGCCGACCACGCCGCAGAGAAAACGTCCAGACCAACACTAACAGACACtctatatttaagctaaACAACAAGCGCAACAGTCGAAATAAATTTTCCGCCGTGGACATCGGACGTCGTTTCAGGTCCCGATGCAACCTCGCAAGGGTCGATGTGTCTGCGGACCTGGTCAATTGGTGGGAAATCGCGTTTTGAAACTTGTTCGTTTCAGTGAGACGACTCTCCGCCAAGGGGTTTTTTACTGGGGCACCTTGTCGCATCTTAACTGGTAATTTAAAGCTCGGTCACAGTTTGTATAAATGCTTTGGGGGCTTCGCTTTGTTTTTGGAGGGCTTGTCTTTCGTCATACACGCCTTTCGTTTTTTTCCTTGTTTGTTTGCTACCACTCGTTTCTTTTCACACTCATTCATTTCTTCGTTTGTTCCGTCCGGATACGGAACAGTTTTAAGCCATGTTtacctcttctctccttctcgtGTCATCTCTGGTGGCCGGCGCTTTTGCCGCTGCCCGAACCGAAGCCCCCAGTGGTGCCATTGTTGTTGGTGAAGGTGGCGATTTCTCTTCGATCCAGGAAGCCGTCAACTCCATCTCCGGCCCCGACTCTATCATTTTCGTCAAGCCTGGAACCTACGAGGAGCAGGTTCTCATTCCCGAATCTGCTGGAGCTCTTACCATCTACGGATACACCGAGGATGACCAGGATTACTCCAAGAACCAGGTCACTCTCACCCACAGCCTCGGAGCCGATGAGGCTGGAAACAACGACTCGTCTGGTACGCTGCGAGCCAAGAACAACGGCCTCAAGGTGTACAACATCAACGTCGCTAACTCGCGAGGCAAGGGTGTTCAGGCCATTGCCCTGAGCGCCTACGGTGATGAGCAGGGTTACTACGGCTGCCAGTTCACTGGTTACCAAGACACCATTTTGACAAACAAGGGCAAGCACTACTTCCACGCCAGCTATGTCGAGGGCGCCACCGACTTCATCTTTGGCCAAGAGTCGGTTGCTTGGTTTGAGCAGTGCGATATCGGCGTTGTCGCCAAAGGCTATATCACTGCCAACGGTCGTGACAGCGCGGAGAACCCTTCCTACTACGTCATCAACAAGTCAgttgtcaaggctgctggTGCCGGAGATGGCGAGACCTACCTCGGTCGCCCGTGGCGAGAGTTTGCCCGAGTTGTCTTCCAGAACACCGAACTCGGCAGTGTCGTCAACTCTGCTGGTTGGCTTCCCTGGGGTGACAACCCCACCAACAACGTCGAGTACGGCGAGTTTGGAAACACTGGCGCCGGTGCCAGCGGTGACCGtgccagcttctccaagcaGCTCAGCGCCGCTGTGTCCATTGACGAAATCCTTGGTTCCACCTCTTGGATTGACTCAAGCTATGTCAGCGGCACTGGTTCCTCTGAGCAGCCCAGCAGCGGCGATTCTTCCCCTGAGACCGAGGAGCCTGCTACCGCTGTCCCCACTGCCGCTGCCCCCACTACTGCTGCCGAGGCTGTTGAGCCCGTCGTTGACGAGCAGAccagcgctgctgctgctgtcccTACTGGTGCTGATGAAGCTGTCAACCCTGCCCCTGTTGACGCCACATCTGCTCAAGAGGTTGCCGATCCAGTTGTGACCCAGCCAGCTGACAACAACAACGCCGGCAACAACAATGGAAACGACTGGTGGAACGGTGCTCAGTCTACCTGGAACTGGGGTGGTTTCTTCCCTCAAATGGACAAGCAGAACCCTACCACTCTCCAGACTCTTGTTCGACAGaccgaggctgctgaggTCAACACCGCTCTGCCGGAAGAGGTCAACACTCCCGTTGCTGAAGCTCCCGTTGAAACTCCTACTGAGGCTGTAGAGGCCGCTGAGCCTGCCGCCTCCGCTTCTGCTGTTCCCGCCTCTTCCGACGATGACTGCAGCGGCACCCCCGATGGCTTCGCTTCCCTGAACGGAGGAACTACCGGTGGCAAGGGCGGAGAAGTCGTCGTTGTTTCCACCCAGGAGGATCTTGAGAAGTATGCCGGCTCGGAGGGCAAGTACgtcatcaaggtcaagggaaccatcaccatcacccccaagggcaaggaggtcgaggtcaAGTCTGACAAGACTATTGTGGGTATTGGTGCCGACGCCGAGATCAACGAGGGTGGCTTTATTGTCAAGAGCCAGCGCAACATCATTTTCCGAAACCTCAAGATCGGCAACACCTACGTCGAGGGtgatgaggagggcaagaccCAGGACTTTGATGGTATCCAGATGGTATGTTATTCTGGTATTTTGGGCGAACCATGACTGACTTTTGCAGGACACCTGCGAGAACATCTGGATTGACCACGTTCACCTCGAGAAGGGCGGTGATGGCCTCATTGACAGCCGAAAGGACACGACCTTCCTGACCGTCTCCTGGACTATTCTCCGCAACCACAACAAGGCCTTCGGTATTGGTAAGTAATCGAGCACTCCGAATAGCATGTACGCGACTGACTGACCATCCAGGCTGGACCGACAACGTCGTCACGGAAATGACCATCCACCACAACTACTTCGACTCAACCACCCAGCGCAACCCCTCGGTCGACAACGTCAAGCACGCCCATCTCTACAACAACTACCTTGTCGGCCAGACCTCATACGGCCACTACGCCCGCGGAAGCACCGAGATGCGCCTCGAGAACTGCTACTTCGAGAATGTCAAGAACCCCATCACGGCCGACAGCACCGCCAAGCTCAACCAATCTGGCAGCGTCTTCAAGAGCACCAAAGGCACCACTGCCAAGAACACTGGCGATGTGTTTGACCCCAAGGAGTTTTACGAGTATACTGCCGATGCTGCTGAGGATGTTCCCAAGATTGTTAGTGAGGGCGCTGGCCGACAGGCGAGCATTTGCCCTGCTtaaggagatgatggaggatTTCTACGAGAGGAGCCATTGAATGCACGATGATGGAAGATATGGACGAT comes from Fusarium falciforme chromosome 11, complete sequence and encodes:
- a CDS encoding Pectinesterase is translated as MFTSSLLLVSSLVAGAFAAARTEAPSGAIVVGEGGDFSSIQEAVNSISGPDSIIFVKPGTYEEQVLIPESAGALTIYGYTEDDQDYSKNQVTLTHSLGADEAGNNDSSGTLRAKNNGLKVYNINVANSRGKGVQAIALSAYGDEQGYYGCQFTGYQDTILTNKGKHYFHASYVEGATDFIFGQESVAWFEQCDIGVVAKGYITANGRDSAENPSYYVINKSVVKAAGAGDGETYLGRPWREFARVVFQNTELGSVVNSAGWLPWGDNPTNNVEYGEFGNTGAGASGDRASFSKQLSAAVSIDEILGSTSWIDSSYVSGTGSSEQPSSGDSSPETEEPATAVPTAAAPTTAAEAVEPVVDEQTSAAAAVPTGADEAVNPAPVDATSAQEVADPVVTQPADNNNAGNNNGNDWWNGAQSTWNWGGFFPQMDKQNPTTLQTLVRQTEAAEVNTALPEEVNTPVAEAPVETPTEAVEAAEPAASASAVPASSDDDCSGTPDGFASLNGGTTGGKGGEVVVVSTQEDLEKYAGSEGKYVIKVKGTITITPKGKEVEVKSDKTIVGIGADAEINEGGFIVKSQRNIIFRNLKIGNTYVEGDEEGKTQDFDGIQMDTCENIWIDHVHLEKGGDGLIDSRKDTTFLTVSWTILRNHNKAFGIGWTDNVVTEMTIHHNYFDSTTQRNPSVDNVKHAHLYNNYLVGQTSYGHYARGSTEMRLENCYFENVKNPITADSTAKLNQSGSVFKSTKGTTAKNTGDVFDPKEFYEYTADAAEDVPKIVSEGAGRQASICPA